In a single window of the Natator depressus isolate rNatDep1 chromosome 24, rNatDep2.hap1, whole genome shotgun sequence genome:
- the LOC141977290 gene encoding immunoglobulin lambda-1 light chain-like: MNMIFAEYLLLSSLVLGVQLFLHQTQRIQFVEGSDTAKIHCSSTENLEGGSSMFWYLRREGEKPTCIKRCLDDQNVSKFVCKHETHSSTLEINNVQKTESGIYYCAYKYSSYLIFGNGSMLIVGDSYTKSSWVMLLVPFPRDSQVTGTANLACVIYGVSSPVHVSWSVSGELQEQGLTRSLKAKNGSLTLINHISVPMDTWTSGKNFTCEVKFNSSGKSVKKSTRYSAAPARECSQYIVPLAAGAGLLLLVVSLSLVWTLCPSTLGLKPRTSAPPASEEHQGGILYAHLDFDSRNHKGRTMQRSAREKRVKA, encoded by the exons ATGAACATGATCTTTGCCGAATATCTGCTTTTATCTTCCTTAG TGCTGGGAGTGCAGTTATTTCTGCACCAGACTCAGCGGATCCAGTTTGTTGAAGGTAGTGACACCGCAAAGATCCATTGTTCTTCCACAGAAAACCTGGAAGGAGGAAGTAGCATGTTTTGGTATTTGAGAAGAGAAGGTGAGAAACCCACCTGCATTAAGCGCTGTTTGGATGATCAAAATGTAAGTAAATTTGTTTGCAAACATGAGACACACAGCTCGACACTGGAAATCAACAACGTCCAAAAGACTGAATCTGGCATTTACTACTGTGCATATAAATACAGCAGCTACCTGATTTTCGGGAATGGATCCATGCTGATTGTTGGAG ACAGTTATACCAAGAGCAGCTGGGTGATGCTTCTGGTTCCATTTCCACGTGACAGTCAAGTCACTGGGACAGCGAATCTGGCTTGTGTGATCTATGGAGTGTCCAGCCCAGTCCATGTTTCCTGGAGTgtttctggggagctgcaggaacagGGGCTGACACGCTCATTGAAAGCAAAGAATGGATCTTTAACCCTCATAAATCACATCAGCGTACCCATGGACACCTGGACCAGTGGGAAGAATTTCACCTGTGAAGTCAAATTCAACTCTTCCGGCAAGAGTGTAAAGAAAAGTACCAGATATTCTGCAG cccctgccagggaGTGCTCACAATACATTGTGCCCCTTGCGGCTGGTGctggtctgctgctgctggtggtgtctCTGAGCCTCGTCTGGACCCTCTGCCCTTCCACGCTAG GACTCAAGCCCAGGACCTCAGCACCCCCAGCTTCCGAGGAGCACCAG GGTGGAATCTTATACGCTCATCTGGATTTTGATTCGCGGAATCACAAGGGGCGCACGATGCAGCGATCGGCCAGAGAGAAACGTGTAAAAGCCTGA
- the LOC141977368 gene encoding immunoglobulin lambda-1 light chain-like: MFWYLRREGEKPTCIKHCLDDQNVSKFACKHATHSSTLEISNVQNSESGIYYCAYRYSSYLIFGNGSMLIVGDSYTKSSWVMLLVPFPRDSQVTGTANLACVIHGVSSPVHVSWSVSGELQEQGLTRSLKAKNGSLTLINHISVPMDTWTSGKNFTCEVKFNSSGKSVKKSTRYSAAPARECSQYIVHLAAGAGLLLLVVSLSLVWTLCPSTLGLKPRTSAPPASEEHQGGILYSHLDFDSRNHKGRTMQRSAREKRVKA, encoded by the exons ATGTTTTGGTATTTGAGAAGAGAAGGTGAGAAACCCACCTGCATTAAGCACTGTTTGGATGATCAAAATGTAAGTAAATTTGCTTGCAAACATGCGACACACAGCTCGACACTGGAAATCAGCAACGTCCAAAATTCTGAGTCTGGCATTTACTACTGTGCATATAGATACAGCAGCTACCTGATTTTCGGGAATGGATCCATGCTGATTGTTGGAG ACAGTTATACCAAGAGCAGCTGGGTGATGCTTCTGGTTCCATTTCCACGTGACAGTCAAGTCACTGGGACAGCGAACCTGGCTTGTGTGATCCATGGAGTGTCCAGCCCGGTCCATGTTTCCTGGAGTgtttctggggagctgcaggaacagGGGCTGACACGCTCATTGAAAGCAAAGAATGGATCTTTAACCCTCATAAATCACATCAGCGTACCCATGGACACCTGGACCAGTGGGAAGAATTTCACCTGTGAAGTCAAATTCAACTCTTCCGGCAAGAGTGTAAAGAAAAGTACCAGATATTCTGCAG cccctgccagggaGTGCTCACAATACATTGTGCACCTTGCGGCTGGTGctggtctgctgctgctggtggtgtctCTGAGCCTCGTCTGGACCCTCTGCCCTTCCACGCTAG GTCTCAAGCCCAGGACCTCAGCACCCCCAGCTTCCGAGGAGCACCAG GGTGGAATCTTATACTCTCATCTGGATTTTGATTCGCGGAATCACAAGGGGCGCACGATGCAGCGATCGGCCAGAGAGAAACGTGTAAAAGCCTGA